One part of the Clostridium thermosuccinogenes genome encodes these proteins:
- a CDS encoding cupin domain-containing protein, translated as MVKRGSEMIKEIKEQMRGGKGSVEITHIYKQDEMKGKARLFAKITINPGCSIGFHEHSDEEEIFYIIKGKGIFDDNGTKKEISAGDAAITGGGASHSVENTGNEPLEMLAVILLY; from the coding sequence ATGGTAAAAAGAGGAAGCGAAATGATTAAGGAAATAAAGGAACAGATGAGGGGAGGCAAAGGCTCTGTCGAAATTACCCATATATACAAGCAGGATGAAATGAAGGGTAAAGCCAGGCTCTTTGCAAAAATCACCATAAATCCGGGTTGTTCCATAGGATTTCATGAACATTCGGATGAGGAAGAGATTTTCTACATAATAAAGGGCAAGGGAATCTTTGATGACAATGGCACCAAGAAGGAAATAAGCGCCGGAGATGCCGCCATCACCGGAGGAGGGGCGTCCCATTCCGTTGAAAATACGGGAAACGAGCCTCTTGAAATGTTGGCGGTCATACTGTTATATTGA
- a CDS encoding ribonuclease J: MAKNKKKLKVIPLGGIQEIGKNITVFEYGEDIIVVDCGMTFPDDEMLGIDLVIPDVSYLIKNREKIRGIVLTHGHEDHIGALPYVLKEINVPVYGTKLTLGLLKNKLEEHELLSSVKLETVKHGDTVELGVFRVEFIRSNHSIADTSALAIYTPVGIVVHTGDFKIDYTPIEGEPMDLARLAELGRKGVLLLMSDSTNVEHEGYTMSERTVGSTFDEIFMKATGRILVATFASNVHRIQQIINAAVKFNRKVAMCGRSMINVCNVAMELGYMNVPEGVLVDIDNIGKYNPEHLVIITTGTQGEPMSALSRIAASEHKKVEIIPGDLVIISASSIPGNERLISRVINELFKKGADVIYEALADIHVSGHACKEELKLIQKLVQPKFFMPVHGEYRHLKQHGNLARQLGKSPDEIFIMENGKVLELTADSAKINGSVTAGNVLVDGLGIGDVGNIVLRDRKHLSQDGLIVVVITFASETGSVIAGPDIISRGFVYVRESEDLMDEMKEVAKAALQKCEEKKKNDWASKKSVIKETLRDFIYEKTKRKPMILPIIMEV, from the coding sequence GTGGCTAAAAATAAGAAAAAATTAAAAGTAATACCCTTAGGTGGTATACAGGAGATAGGTAAGAATATTACCGTATTTGAGTATGGTGAAGATATTATAGTAGTTGATTGCGGTATGACATTCCCGGATGATGAGATGTTGGGTATTGACCTTGTAATACCGGATGTCAGTTACCTTATTAAAAACAGGGAAAAGATAAGAGGGATTGTCCTCACCCATGGGCATGAGGACCATATAGGAGCTCTCCCTTATGTTCTGAAGGAAATCAATGTGCCGGTATATGGCACCAAGCTTACGCTGGGTCTGCTGAAGAACAAGCTGGAAGAGCATGAACTGCTCTCATCAGTAAAACTGGAGACAGTAAAGCATGGAGATACGGTGGAACTGGGAGTTTTTAGGGTGGAGTTCATACGCTCCAATCACAGCATAGCCGATACCTCGGCTTTGGCAATTTACACTCCAGTAGGCATAGTTGTCCATACTGGCGACTTTAAAATTGATTATACCCCTATTGAAGGAGAGCCGATGGATCTGGCAAGGCTTGCCGAGCTTGGAAGAAAAGGTGTGCTGCTGCTCATGTCCGACAGCACAAACGTTGAGCATGAGGGTTATACCATGTCTGAACGCACGGTAGGAAGCACATTTGATGAGATATTCATGAAAGCTACGGGCAGAATCCTTGTAGCTACCTTCGCATCAAATGTCCACAGGATACAGCAGATAATCAATGCCGCAGTGAAATTCAACAGAAAAGTGGCAATGTGTGGACGAAGCATGATAAATGTATGCAATGTGGCTATGGAGCTGGGTTATATGAATGTTCCCGAGGGAGTGCTGGTGGACATAGATAATATAGGCAAATACAACCCTGAGCATCTGGTGATAATAACCACCGGAACCCAAGGGGAACCAATGTCTGCCCTCTCACGGATAGCAGCTTCGGAACACAAGAAAGTGGAAATCATTCCAGGAGATCTTGTGATAATATCCGCTTCCTCCATACCTGGGAATGAAAGGCTGATATCCAGGGTTATCAATGAGCTGTTCAAAAAAGGTGCCGATGTGATCTATGAAGCTCTGGCAGACATCCATGTGTCGGGACACGCATGCAAAGAAGAGTTGAAGCTGATACAGAAACTAGTGCAGCCGAAATTCTTCATGCCGGTGCACGGTGAATACAGGCATTTAAAACAGCATGGAAACCTCGCCCGCCAGTTGGGCAAGTCTCCTGATGAAATATTCATAATGGAAAACGGCAAGGTTCTGGAGCTCACTGCCGATTCTGCGAAGATAAACGGAAGCGTCACTGCGGGCAATGTCCTGGTGGATGGCTTAGGTATAGGGGATGTGGGCAACATAGTCTTAAGGGACAGAAAACATCTTTCCCAGGATGGACTTATTGTCGTGGTTATTACTTTTGCATCCGAAACCGGCTCGGTTATTGCAGGCCCTGACATAATATCCCGAGGCTTTGTATATGTAAGGGAGTCGGAGGATCTTATGGATGAAATGAAAGAAGTTGCAAAGGCTGCCCTGCAGAAATGTGAAGAAAAGAAGAAAAATGACTGGGCAAGCAAGAAGAGCGTCATAAAGGAAACTCTGAGGGATTTCATATATGAAAAGACCAAGAGAAAGCCTATGATATTGCCGATAATAATGGAAGTGTAG
- a CDS encoding nucleotidyltransferase: protein MKALGLIVEYNPFHNGHLYHIQQSRILSGCDYLVCVMSGNFIQRGEPALVNKWARARMALMSGADLVLELPAVYAVSSAEYFAYGAVRILDSLGIIDHICFGSENGKIEELDMIADVLHREPECYRKLLKQQLEKGLSYPAAREAALQGYLDSQCKSDGSMTSVLKTSNNILGIEYLKALKKLKSRIIPLTIKRISNTYHTEELTGSISSATAIRRSILSSAHIPNEAEFFNALPEASASILQEEFKCGRGPVSSSNFDLIILSALRRASLESLRKLPYITEGLENRIKNATENSGTLEEMIDKIATRRYTRTRIQRILFNFLAGLTAQDLNEFNSSGGPQYIRVLGFNRKGREMLSSITRNADLPVIVKAADFKNSDNRLIRRMLEIEALATDMYVLGYPNPAFRTAGQEFTQNIVIV, encoded by the coding sequence ATGAAAGCACTGGGTTTAATAGTGGAATATAATCCCTTTCATAACGGTCACCTATACCATATACAGCAGTCCCGGATTCTAAGCGGCTGTGACTATCTGGTATGTGTTATGAGTGGAAATTTTATACAGAGAGGTGAACCGGCACTGGTAAACAAGTGGGCCCGGGCGAGGATGGCGCTAATGTCGGGGGCAGATCTTGTACTGGAGCTGCCGGCTGTCTATGCTGTCTCCAGTGCTGAGTATTTTGCCTATGGGGCTGTAAGAATTCTGGACAGCCTTGGGATTATCGACCATATTTGCTTTGGAAGCGAAAACGGAAAAATCGAAGAGCTGGATATGATTGCCGATGTCCTGCACAGAGAGCCGGAGTGCTACCGTAAGCTCTTAAAACAGCAGTTGGAAAAGGGTCTCTCTTACCCTGCCGCTAGGGAAGCCGCACTGCAAGGCTATCTGGATTCTCAATGCAAATCGGACGGCAGCATGACTTCGGTGTTGAAGACATCCAACAATATTCTGGGAATAGAATATCTTAAAGCGCTGAAAAAGCTAAAAAGCCGCATAATTCCGCTGACAATAAAAAGGATAAGCAACACCTACCATACCGAAGAATTAACCGGAAGCATTTCCAGCGCTACCGCTATAAGAAGGAGCATATTGTCCAGTGCCCATATACCCAACGAAGCAGAGTTTTTTAATGCTCTTCCTGAGGCAAGCGCATCAATACTGCAGGAGGAATTCAAATGCGGCAGAGGTCCGGTCTCAAGCAGCAATTTTGATCTCATAATTTTATCGGCTTTGAGAAGGGCATCTTTAGAGAGTCTGAGAAAGCTTCCTTATATCACTGAAGGTCTGGAAAACAGGATAAAGAATGCTACCGAAAACTCCGGCACTCTGGAAGAAATGATTGACAAAATAGCCACCCGCAGATACACCAGAACACGGATACAGAGGATACTGTTCAATTTTCTCGCAGGTTTGACTGCCCAGGATTTGAATGAGTTCAACAGTTCGGGCGGCCCTCAGTATATAAGGGTCCTGGGCTTCAACCGGAAAGGCCGGGAGATGCTTTCTTCCATCACCCGCAATGCTGACCTTCCTGTGATCGTGAAGGCAGCAGATTTCAAGAATTCCGACAATCGTCTCATAAGGAGGATGCTTGAGATTGAAGCCCTGGCCACCGATATGTACGTGCTGGGATATCCAAATCCGGCTTTTAGAACTGCCGGGCAGGAATTCACCCAGAATATAGTGATTGTATAG
- a CDS encoding DUF2383 domain-containing protein yields MDNPAITELNALLKGEEMAIHAYDRFINDVEDIDAKNQLKKFQSDHKKHSEILAKRIADLGGQPQHGTGTAGMMASVKGMMEELKGRSTAEILKDAYDGEDKGIAAAEEVVKGDLDSESSRIVNQILTEDHAHLREMAKLINKYEES; encoded by the coding sequence ATGGATAATCCTGCAATTACTGAACTGAATGCGCTGCTTAAGGGGGAAGAAATGGCTATTCATGCCTATGACAGATTTATAAACGACGTGGAGGATATAGATGCCAAAAATCAACTGAAGAAGTTTCAATCGGACCATAAAAAGCATTCAGAGATATTGGCAAAAAGGATAGCCGATCTGGGGGGGCAACCTCAGCATGGTACCGGTACCGCAGGCATGATGGCGAGCGTTAAGGGAATGATGGAAGAACTAAAGGGCAGGTCCACTGCGGAAATTTTAAAAGATGCATATGATGGCGAAGATAAGGGAATTGCTGCAGCGGAAGAGGTAGTAAAAGGGGATTTGGACAGTGAAAGCTCTAGGATTGTAAATCAAATACTGACGGAAGACCATGCCCATTTAAGGGAGATGGCAAAGCTGATAAACAAATATGAAGAATCTTAG
- a CDS encoding type II toxin-antitoxin system PemK/MazF family toxin — protein MADIPERGAFIVLNFNPQAGHEQAGRRNAIVLSPKEFNRKTGFVVVCPITNQKKGYPFEVDLPVNGIFLDSGGSPITGVILTDQVKSLDWTARNIKILKNYDPNDAQIKEIDAIIDECLAKIATYLT, from the coding sequence ATGGCAGATATACCTGAGAGAGGTGCTTTTATTGTTTTAAACTTTAATCCACAAGCTGGTCATGAGCAAGCTGGGAGAAGGAATGCTATTGTTTTATCACCTAAAGAATTCAATAGAAAAACAGGATTTGTAGTTGTTTGTCCGATCACTAATCAGAAGAAGGGATATCCTTTTGAAGTGGACTTACCAGTTAATGGGATATTCCTTGATAGTGGTGGCAGCCCAATAACAGGGGTAATTTTAACTGATCAAGTTAAATCATTGGATTGGACAGCCCGTAATATAAAAATATTGAAAAACTACGATCCAAATGATGCACAAATAAAAGAAATAGATGCAATAATTGATGAATGTCTAGCTAAAATAGCCACATACCTTACATAA
- a CDS encoding AbrB/MazE/SpoVT family DNA-binding domain-containing protein gives MDSKEHLETKIIQTKGADYMATVIAQKWGNSLGIRIPKEAAEKVGIKQGSEIELIIAENDEIITLKPKRLQKKYTLEDLLSQITPENRHNEIDFGSEGRELI, from the coding sequence ATGGATTCAAAGGAACATTTAGAAACCAAAATAATCCAAACGAAAGGAGCTGACTACATGGCTACAGTCATTGCCCAAAAGTGGGGAAACAGCTTGGGAATACGTATTCCAAAAGAAGCTGCCGAGAAAGTAGGCATCAAACAAGGTTCCGAAATTGAATTGATTATTGCTGAAAACGATGAAATCATCACATTAAAACCAAAAAGATTACAAAAGAAATACACATTAGAAGATCTTTTATCACAAATTACTCCTGAAAACCGACACAATGAAATTGATTTTGGAAGCGAAGGGCGTGAATTAATTTAA
- a CDS encoding cyclic lactone autoinducer peptide gives MKKLISLLGALIALIAVTVSSTACFWFLYQPATPKCLRK, from the coding sequence ATGAAAAAATTAATATCATTATTAGGCGCTTTGATCGCACTTATAGCTGTTACAGTAAGCAGCACGGCATGTTTTTGGTTCCTTTACCAGCCTGCTACTCCAAAATGCTTGAGGAAGTAG
- a CDS encoding AgrD family cyclic lactone autoinducer peptide, giving the protein MKKLLSLAGALLALLAVTVSSTASAWVFYQPVTPKCLRK; this is encoded by the coding sequence ATGAAAAAATTATTGTCATTAGCAGGCGCTTTACTCGCACTGTTAGCTGTTACTGTAAGCAGCACGGCATCTGCTTGGGTCTTCTACCAGCCTGTCACTCCAAAATGCTTAAGGAAGTAG